A window of Nitratireductor kimnyeongensis genomic DNA:
CAGGCAAGCAATGGTCGCACAAACCAGATCCCGCTGGCGTGGAGTGAAGCCGGGGCGATGCCGGCCCCACCAAGCCCCGTCCCCCGCTCGCCGCGCATGGTTACGGTCTCGGCCTGATCGTCCCGTGTATGGCCCGTGAAGACAAGCCCTGCCCCGATTGAATGCGCAGCCTGCGCAAGAAGCTCCAACCGTGCCGTCCGAGCCACGGCGGATATGCCCGTCATCGGCTTCCCGCCGCGCCAGACCATGGTTGAATGAGCGATGCCGCGGGAGGCGCAAAACGCGGCAACAAGGCGCGCTTCATCTGCGGCTTCCGCCCTCAGGTCATGATTGACTGTCACGGCTGCAAGAGCCGGAGCATCCGCCTGCGAATCCAGGAATTCTTGAAGAAGAAGAAGAAGGGCGAGGGAATCGCCACCGCCGGAAACCGCTGCAACAACACCATTGTGTCGGGAGAAAGCGATACCGCCGAAAAGCTGTCGCGGATCTGGCTGCATCACCGGGTTCAGCAACCCGCAAGCGCCTGTTCCTGCTTCACGCGCTCTCGCAACGCCGTGGAAACATCAGGGTATTTCTGACCAATTTCATTATAAGTGACACATGCAACATCGCGCTGGTTCATCGCAGCCAGCGAGATGCCCAGCTTGAGAAGCATGTCAGGTGCCTTGTCGGCATTAGGGTATTCCCGGCTAGCGCGCAGAAAGATTTCCGCTGCATCGCGATAGCGGTCCTGCCCAAGAAGCGATTCCCCAAGCCAGAAATGCGCGTCGGATGTGCGGGCATCGCCGGGAAAGCGATCAATATGCTGACGGAAGCCAGCTTCCGCCGTCTTGTAATCGCCCGCAAGGATGAATTCGTAAGAGTTCCTGTAGAGCTCTTCCGGGTCGTCGGCGGAGGGGAGCGAAGCAATCTGCTCCCCCTGCCCGATCGGACCGATCTCACCCGAACGGGTGAGATCGATGGGTTCGCCGACTTCGCCTCCGACAATATTGCCATTCGCATCGAAACGAACACTGCCAAGCGAACGTGGTGGTTCGCCCACTGTCGGCGCGTCCCGAGACGCGCTTTGAGATTCACTGCTCAGATTATCCGCCGGACTGCCCGGAGGCGGCAAACGCTCGGTACGCTGATCGGAAAGCCCCCCTGTGGGTGCTCCTCCCGATCCACCGTTCTTTTCCAACTCCTGAAAGCGGAATTCATTGTCTTCCTGCATTCGTCGCAATTGATCCTGCATCTGCAAAATCTGGAAATTCAACTCTTCCACACGCCCGTTAAGCGCGCGGACCTGCTCCTCCAGACCGCTGACCCGTGGATCACCTGCCTGGGCAAGAACAACGTGACCGCTGTTCATTTTGGCAAAACCGGTTGATGGCGCTGCCGCGGGACCCAGCGCAAAAGCATGCCCCGCCATGAGAAAAGGCAACGCCAGAACGCCGCCGAGAATTGTTCGCAAAAACATTCCACTCTCGCTTTCGCATTAGACAACAGGGCTATTCTTCGCCCTATTTGCTCTTTATCAGGGCGCGAGACTTCGGCCAAATTTTGAATTTGGGCGTCTGACGCCGGGCATCAAGGCGAATTTCCCTCTCGAAACCGGTCACGTAAACCGCTATATGGCGCCTCAAAGGACTAGCAATGGCACGCATCTATCAGACACGGGCCTGGGAAAACCAGCTTTCGCCTTCGCTTCAGGAGATGGAGCTTTTAGCGCTCGAGGCCTATGCGAATTTTCCCGAGGAGTTTCGTCAGCTAACCGGCGAGATCATCGTTCAAGTGGCAGAGTTTCCTACTGAGGAGATCATGGACGATCTCGCTTTGGAGACACCATTCGACTTGCTCGGTCTCTTTGAAGGTCGCGGCATCGCTGAACGCTGGAACCCTGCAACCGGCGAAGGCCCCAACCGCATCACGCTTTATCGCCGTGCGATACTCGACTATTGGGCCGAGAATGAGGAGTCGTTGGGTGACATCATCAACCACGTTCTCATTCATGAAGTCGGCCATCATTTTGGCCTGACGGATGATGATATGGCGCGGATCGAAGAGACCGTGGCCTGACTTCAGTACTCCCCGAGCTTCATCTCCGGTGTGTACTCCAGCCCTTCGACCTCCTTGTAAACCGCCTGCCCGCACCGCATGGATTTGGTCTCGTCATCATAAGCATAGCTGGGCGAGCCATGCAGCAGCCAGCCCTTGTTGAGCGCAGCCGTAACCTTGTGACAGAAACCGGCATCATCCGGGCCGGTCAAAAACCGATAGAGCCTCATCGGTCCGTCTCCCCACTTTCTTTCAACCTGATGGTGCCTGCGCGTTCCAGCAGTGTCTGTGCCATTTCCAGATGCAGGCGTTCCACCATGCGCCCGTTTAGGGAGATCACGCCGCGTCCGGTGTTTTCAGGGTCTGCAAATGCAGCCACGATGGCTTCGGCCTCAGCAATAGCTTCAGGCGAGGGCGCAAAAACCGCGTTGGCCTTAGCGATCTGTGCCGGGTGAATAAGCGTCTTGCCATCGAAACCCATGGAACGGGCTTCAGTGCAACTACTCTCGAATGCATCGAGATCGCGAAAGTCGTTGGACACGCCATCGAGCACCGAAATGCCTCCGGCGCGTGCAGCCATGACGATTTGAAACAGAAACGGCGCCAGATAGCGCCGGTCTTCGGTCAGGGCGATCCCGGTTTCCTTGGCGAGGTCATTCGTCCCGGCAACGAGACAGGAGAGTCGGGCTGCCGGATCGCGCCCCAGTTGCGCTATTGGTCCCAGATTGAGCACGGCGCGCGGCGTCTCGATCATGGCCCAGAGTTTCAGGTTGCGTGGGGCATCGGTTTCATCGAGGGCGGCGTCCGCGTCGAGA
This region includes:
- a CDS encoding metallopeptidase family protein → MARIYQTRAWENQLSPSLQEMELLALEAYANFPEEFRQLTGEIIVQVAEFPTEEIMDDLALETPFDLLGLFEGRGIAERWNPATGEGPNRITLYRRAILDYWAENEESLGDIINHVLIHEVGHHFGLTDDDMARIEETVA
- a CDS encoding DUF1737 domain-containing protein; amino-acid sequence: MRLYRFLTGPDDAGFCHKVTAALNKGWLLHGSPSYAYDDETKSMRCGQAVYKEVEGLEYTPEMKLGEY
- the ybgF gene encoding tol-pal system protein YbgF; the protein is MFLRTILGGVLALPFLMAGHAFALGPAAAPSTGFAKMNSGHVVLAQAGDPRVSGLEEQVRALNGRVEELNFQILQMQDQLRRMQEDNEFRFQELEKNGGSGGAPTGGLSDQRTERLPPPGSPADNLSSESQSASRDAPTVGEPPRSLGSVRFDANGNIVGGEVGEPIDLTRSGEIGPIGQGEQIASLPSADDPEELYRNSYEFILAGDYKTAEAGFRQHIDRFPGDARTSDAHFWLGESLLGQDRYRDAAEIFLRASREYPNADKAPDMLLKLGISLAAMNQRDVACVTYNEIGQKYPDVSTALRERVKQEQALAGC
- a CDS encoding HpcH/HpaI aldolase/citrate lyase family protein; translated protein: MQHQSAQLRRSVLYVPASNEKALAKSATLACDAVIYDLEDAVGPEEKLDARERLRDFLNGGDRPHCEIVVRINALDTIWGTEDFLAARAVKPDAILLPKVSGPRDVLDADAALDETDAPRNLKLWAMIETPRAVLNLGPIAQLGRDPAARLSCLVAGTNDLAKETGIALTEDRRYLAPFLFQIVMAARAGGISVLDGVSNDFRDLDAFESSCTEARSMGFDGKTLIHPAQIAKANAVFAPSPEAIAEAEAIVAAFADPENTGRGVISLNGRMVERLHLEMAQTLLERAGTIRLKESGETDR